GGAGGGCAGGAACTGAACGGCAGATACATTTCGGGTGCGTTGGAGACTTTGATTACAGAGAGAGGAAAGTGACTTTGCCAAGTGTTTCAAATGTGTGgatttatttcatcttttataCCAAAGAATTCAAGCTTTCAGTGTGCACTGTGCAATGTTACTTGTATGAACGACTTTCACCTTTAGTGTGTTTTCCCAAGGCTTTTGAAGTGAGTAATATTTTTGTAATTACAGCTAATTTTAATAAAGCTACTTTTAGAAAGGTAAGTAAAAGAAACCCCCAAAAGGCTTTTTAAAGGCAAATACTAAAGAAATATTTACACAAGAGTTGCACTTACATGAGAAACCCCTGGACATATTCAGGCGTAAATGTTTTGGGTGCACCTATTTAATGTAAGTCCCATAGAAACTATAGTAAAACTAATATATTTACAGatcttaaaatgaaatgtatgcaTTGAATGACTCAAGCAGCTTGACATAACAAACCAGATGGATCACATATTGACTTATTTATCTAACGTCAGGGTTAATTGCTCACAAACCCGGGGGTTACTGCCGCCTTTAAGAAACAGGAAAAATATAGAATGTATAAGACAACTGTATCTTAAATTTCAGGTGTGACCTTGAGTACTTGAACGCATCTGTTTTTACAAACTCTACTCAGTGGAGCTTTGCTATGCCATCGCTTAAATCCAGAGAAAACCATTTATATTACTTCAGcattcaaacaaaacacaatttccTTTCACTTTTTATTACGTGCCTCTCATGGAAAATGCTGTTACAATGTCTTTGGTCaagcttcatttttaaaaacacataatATAAAATTGTTCAGTGTTCTGAAGTGAAAAGACATCAGTATATGTTACAGTTCACCTCTTCGTCCCTGCACAAGACGTCTGGCCAGAGAACATATTTCTTGTTGAGGGGGGCTTTTTGCAAGCACTTGGCAGCTTCCCTGTCGCACTGGCACAGGAGCTTTTCACATCTGTCCTCCAAATCATCTGCAGTGGAAATGAACCGACGCTGATGTTTATAACCATGGCTGTTACATGTTTCAAGCATTTACAAATGTTTCACTAATTGTTAGCGTTACTATTATTATAGTAATATATTCAAAATCCTAGGAAATTAAAAGTGTAATGATTGAAGTACCACACTCTGCTTTCTGGTCGTCACATTTCCACTGATATCGGTCAGTTTTGGTTTTGCAGCCAAGAGCGTCAGCGTCTCCATAGCAACAGTCATGTTTGTGGCAGCACCTGTTCACAAGAGAAAGTTTCATGTACATAAACTACTTCAATCCTCTTGACATATTCgaatcagataaaaaaaattcaatcaaGTTCAAATTTTGAAGTTTCTGCAGTTAAACTAaattttggacttttttttacttaaactttccatccatcagcatTTATTACTTGAAATAAAGTCCCAACCTTAATTTTAACCCGGCCAAATTCGGTCCCTGCgctttgagtttgacacatgtcgACAAAATACTTAcggaaaaacaaatccaaacagaTTTATCAGCAAGTCTTGTCGTGTTTTTTCCCCATAGTGAAGCACACATGAAGTAGAAACCCATTGTTTCCGGATGTGAGCCTGGTTCTACGAATGATAGGAAGTCATACTGCCCCTGCTTGGTGGCAAGTGCGTTTTTCTTTCACGGTGCCAAGACAATGCCTCGGAGGTAATGCCCTTAGTGAAGCCTGTTGCATTCTTATACaagcaagggaaaaaaaaacacattcatagaACCAAGGTTACATCCAATaagtttttctcttcattttgtgTGAGCACATCAATATAAAAGTTGGGACTTCTGGAGGAAACTAACTTTAGCCAGACATCGTAGGAGGCTGCGGTCAGAGTTGCCCAGCGACTATTTTAAAACAAGAGCAACTGATAGTTAAAACTTAAGTGGTTTGCGGGGGCTTGACATGTTGAGGTTAGCGGGGAAATTAGAATTTAGGTGTGGAATCTTTAAAGCATTCATTAGATCACGGAAGCCTGTGGACTTTCCCCATCATTTTCTCCAGCAGGCCTCTTTTGGGGTTTCAATGAAAAACCAGCAGGAACCAGAGACGAGGAAGTGAAATGCTTCAGGCTGGTTCAATAAGATCCTTTGCACCATGTAATGCATAGGTGGGTCACATATAGGGTGTCAAGTTTTCCTTGTAATTGGAGGGTCGGGGTGAAAACCAACATGGGGTTGCATTCTGTCCCTCACCAGTCGGCCCGATCCAGGGGCCGGCCCCGACCTCCCAGGCCACAGTAGCAGCCGTAAAAGGCGTACACCAGCGGAAATCGTCCCGTGCTGCATTTGATGGCTCCTGCCAGCTCCAGCAGTCCTCTTTTGGAACGATGAGGCCGCTGAGCCGCCGCAGACACTGCAGTAAACAACAATACAGAGTGAAGTCAAGTGAAGTCAAGTGAAGTGGAGTTTCAGGTTCAACAATCAAGAAGAGGATCAGATGGAGGTGTGCCTCGAGATATAGGATGTCATGCCACCACTCGGCATAGTTTGAATTGTTTAGGTTAAACAAGAATAAGACCAACACCCTCTGCATTGTTCTAAtggactgtttttatttataataaacCAACAAAAGGTTCATATTAATAGGTGTTTTAAGGCAATGTTATTAAGAAGCATTGATTTCCAAAATGAGTCATTATTTCAATTTAGTAATATGTCATATGGCAAACGTTAACTTGAAATAACTATAAGGTCCATTTGGACGGCAGCTAAACCTGGTATGTTATAAATTATGGCATATGTAATTGTTTATGTAAGGAAAAGAAACGGgaacgtttatttatttatttcgtttTTTAAAATCAGCATTATTCAAAATTACTGAACTCGACACTGATGAGATAATTCTGTATGATACTTAAACATTTAGATTTTAAAAGGAACGTCGCCACTCTGTTAAcatgtggtcatgtgatcatttaTGTCTGAGTTGATGACTTTCTGAAACAAGGCAGAGAGGTTTCGGTGCAAAGTTCGGAAAGATGGACGTGTTAAAGTATAGAGATGGAAAAGTCAAGTTCACTTTTTCTCAGGAAAATAGTTGCTGGAGTATTTCAGCTGAACTTCTCAAACACCATACTATCATCATGAATGGCTCATGCACTCCTCCCAATAAGTTATTTTCCCATTATTTTGTCATGCATGACAAGTATTTAAGTCTCCTGTTTATTCTATTAAAACACATACCTGATAAGATCAGCAGCATCCAGTGAAACATGGTCATCTCATCCAGCTGCTCTTGTCTTCACGTGTTGCCACTCTGCTCTGAAGTGTGTGAGTTGTTGGCTTTTTTTAGAGGGCGCCTAAATAATCTCCCTGGGAGCTAATCCAGTGTAGTTAACTCCCCCTGGAGGAAGCAGACAGGAGGAGTACAGCCTGTGATTCACTTCAATGGGGAGATAAGTTTAATGACGGGTAATTTCAGGTTTGAAAGGGTTTCGTAATGAGTGTTTATAGCTTAAATCAGATGTGAGTCAAGTCAGAATCATTCAGACAGGTAGGTAAGGTTATTGGAATGAATCGATTATgtgccgccatctagtggtttaATAGGGACAATACAATACTCCTGCAGGTATTGTGATGGCTGTTTTTCTTTccgttgttaataataataatataaaaataagaatattgaGACAGAAGCAGTAGTCTTAGAATGATAACTGTGATAGGGCatttttaaatagcaatttCCTTTGCCAGGAGAAATGCAAGCGTTGCTGATTGAATATTTCAGTCATGGAATGGGATCACTTTCGATGACTTATTATTAATTTTACTATTAAACGTCTTACCATAATAACCATTTATCATTTTAATTGTAACAACAATGTTCAACCTGAATTGTTCCATATAATTTTAGTTGTTTCCGTTTCAGTTGCAATATTTAGGGAGAAGAAAATGGGTTTCTGTTATGATGACATTTATGTGTTTGTAAATGTTATTATGAGGCTTTCAGTGCTGGGCTTTTTACTAATATGCCCCGGTCTGCCCTTCAGGGAGGGCTGGCCCCACTTCGTCACAGTCAATATTTGCACACCATGAGGTCATTTaaagaacaggaaaaaaaaatgttgtagtAATATATGGCAATACGTTTTATTCAGAGAGTATTGAAACTAAGAGGAGAGTAGTTAGTGCAGTGGTTTctggtaaaaacaaaaaggaggTGCTGTGCCTTTGGAAATAGCAGTTTCAATTCTGGAGTTAGAAGACAATCTAGAAGAGGATCAGATGGAGGCATCATGACTATGAAGTCTGACTCACCACGACTTTGCATAGTTTGAATTGTTTATGTGAAACGAAAATAAGACCAATGTCCTGTTCTATTCtttctattatatatatatatatatatatatatatatatatatatatatatatatatatatatatatatatatacgttttATACATTGTTTTCCAAAATGagtcattatttaatttaagtCCATTTAGTCCAAGTCCATGAGTCCATTTAGAAATATGTCAAATGGAAAAGTTCACATGAAATAACAACTAAAACGTCAACTAAACCTGTTAAATATGTCATATGAAATTGTTTATGCGAATTGAATTACCAAAGAATACAAAAGAAACTGGAACGTTTTCGCATTTTACAGTCGGTGTTTcgaatattttcattgttgtaTACCACTGTTGCCTGTAGGTGGCAGCACTATTGCATTCCGTCGTGTACAGTTGCCACCACAGAAGAAGTAATAATGGGCGGCCTTTAGCGATACAgcacattcagttattgtagcAAAAACGAAAAGACACTTTCCCTCCATTTATACACGTCAAGACGGGTTTGTTTGGAATAAAGACCTGTTTATGTGAGTATGCGAAACCTCAACTGTGGCAGCATCACTGTGATATTATCGCGTGTAAGGCAAAATATTGTTGTGAGCGGCTCGCTATTGTTTTCTTGGGGAACTAGTTTAACTTGGACATGCTTTGTTAGGCTCTGCGCTTCTTGAAATCACCTGGTCTCCATTCATGTCCGGTCTTCAGTGTCGCTGTGGCATGTCAAGTTTGCCACGCGTTTGTTGTCAGCGCTGTAAAATCGTGCCGTTGGCacactgataataataataataataatagtaataataacaagcGGTGGTACCCGGCCGTGGGTTGCACACGTGCGCTATATGTCATTCATCTTATATTCGGGCGAGTATGTCAATGTTTTAGATTTTATGGGATCATAACTTCTCCGGTCTGCCCGATTATTTATTCAGCGCAAGAGCTCAACTTCAAATGGACACATGAATAAAGCCAGTGTTGTAGGCATGTTCAAAAATCTCCCTGTCCGAATACAGCCACGGGTCCTGTCGTCATGGCCCGCTTTAATACATCACAGATTTATATTATAAATTCAAACTTCGGAGAAATCTACGCGAGAAATGTGCGATCAAATCCGCCACAGGCCGGGTCGCCGAGTGTATTTTTAAATTGCGTTACTTGTCTAAAGATTAAAACCTGTTTGATATTGTATtgtgaaaatattgtttttaaatatctcCTCGACTCCATGAAGCTGAGTTTCCTCCTGAAGTCAACACAGTACATTACATTTCCTCTATCGAATTTGTTGCCTTTTTTGTCCTGAAGCCAATCTTTCTGAATCACTTGTTAGTACTATGATTTACTTGAGTAACTGTTTTGATCGTCTGCTGTAGTTTAGGTGAACGACACATAGCTTTGTTGACGTTTTTAGCACGCAAGCTAATGAGAGATAGCGCAACTTTTATTTCCGGAACTACACGTTTGTCGTCACGTCTACATGCGGAAGATGTACGCAATGAAGTCCAGGCGAATGGAACTCATGATGATTTTTAACGAAATAAAGGCTTTTAATTTGAATAATCACTCTGTAAACCGGTTGAACAATTTTCAGATTCACATCAACGACACTGAAGGTGTGTTTCATTGTTGCATTCGTGTACATTGTAGTGTCTGAAGTCAGGGAATAAGCGGTGTGTAATGTTCCATGTCAGGCACTGAAATTCAGGAGTGGACATCACAACACGGCAACATGTCTGGAGCATGTCAGGACAGGAGTCGTCGCTGGCAGGACATTCAAAATGGTCTCCAGTTTCTTCAGTAAGTGTTTGAAATTTAAGCAAATCATTTTTATCCACTACATAACATGAATATTGTATTGTAATAAAGTTAGGTAAAGCACACCAGTGAATCAGGGTGAAGTTTCACTGCTATGTGTTTACATGTCATAACAGCATCATAACACGTCATAGTTCATTTGTAACAATTTTAAAAGGCAGTTGTGAATTTTCAGTTTCATTATTGTGTCACAACACAACAAGGGCTGCTCAGTTTCAGTTGTGCTTCCATGAAAATATTCTGAAAAGTGAGTGTATTTTAGTTCTGTTGGCTTATTTGGCATTTCAAATTTCATATTAATAAAACAATCATAAAACAGAGTTTGCAAAGAAATGTGTTGAtacatgaacaaaaatgtattgtaaTTAGTAATGACAGTTAAGGACACTTGTTTCCTTTTTTGCCCACAACTGTACGCAACATTAatttcactgtttattttgcatgcTATGTGAATGTGAACGTCATCTTCTCTAAAGTGGTAGCAGTGAATGACTTGACACAAAAGCTTCTGATAGCTGTGCCCAAGTGCTTTCAGAAGAAACAAAAGTGAGAGGAGGAAAGCTGCTGTGCCACCTGACTTGTAAACACTTTAATTCAATTTAGCAGAACTTCCGCTGAGATGAACAGACGTGTAAGCTGAAACTACAGCCCTTAAGTGTGATGTATTATCTCTAGTCATGGCATCGATGTTACAGTCACAAACATTCAATCTAAAAAGATGTGGTTTGATGCCCGAAATGTAACTTTTCATGAGTTAT
The genomic region above belongs to Synchiropus splendidus isolate RoL2022-P1 chromosome 19, RoL_Sspl_1.0, whole genome shotgun sequence and contains:
- the pla2g10 gene encoding group 10 secretory phospholipase A2, whose product is MTMFHWMLLILSVSAAAQRPHRSKRGLLELAGAIKCSTGRFPLVYAFYGCYCGLGGRGRPLDRADWCCHKHDCCYGDADALGCKTKTDRYQWKCDDQKAECDDLEDRCEKLLCQCDREAAKCLQKAPLNKKYVLWPDVLCRDEEVNCNIY